The following proteins come from a genomic window of Methanocella conradii HZ254:
- a CDS encoding glycosyltransferase family 4 protein, protein MKIGVMHWAFPPVVGGVESHLIYLYEELTRMGHKVAFLTSPHPERDEGDYPWCKIVSDDYMSIRYCLGEAGAERRMRVYEMMERFIAGEEPDIVHAHNFHYFVPDHALCLGALSRKYGLPIVLTIHNYWEDDLCRRLLRDVGWDRIVAVSYHIKRPCIFDAGVPPDRVEVHYHGVRLDRYRMVGDREALKERLGLKGRRAVLHPARACQSKGSLHSIMAIAMLKEKYRDVCLLLSGSGDSVDFDNERESFKSEAASLIERLGVEDNVVFINARGDEMPLYMNAADVVIYPTVLPQGEAFGIAPVEAMACGRPVIVTDSGGLAESTSHGINGLVIERDPDTLAERLSKCIDLLLSDVELAEYLGRNGREIAVERFDSRKMALKMERLYHRLVSGHVTRGSVRVDASAARPLS, encoded by the coding sequence GTGAAAATAGGCGTAATGCACTGGGCGTTCCCGCCCGTCGTGGGAGGGGTTGAGTCGCATCTCATATACCTTTATGAGGAACTCACTCGAATGGGGCATAAGGTCGCCTTCCTCACCTCCCCTCACCCGGAGAGGGATGAGGGCGATTACCCGTGGTGTAAGATAGTTTCTGATGACTACATGTCCATCCGCTATTGTTTGGGCGAGGCGGGAGCGGAGAGGCGTATGCGGGTCTACGAGATGATGGAGCGCTTCATAGCGGGCGAAGAGCCGGACATAGTCCACGCCCACAACTTCCATTACTTCGTCCCTGACCACGCCCTATGCCTCGGTGCCCTCTCCAGGAAGTATGGGCTGCCGATCGTGCTCACGATACATAATTACTGGGAGGATGACCTTTGCAGGCGCCTCCTGCGGGACGTCGGCTGGGATAGGATAGTGGCGGTCAGCTATCACATTAAGCGCCCCTGCATCTTCGACGCAGGCGTGCCGCCGGACAGGGTAGAGGTACATTACCATGGGGTGAGGCTGGATAGATACCGCATGGTGGGCGATAGGGAAGCTCTCAAGGAAAGGCTCGGCTTGAAGGGTAGGCGCGCGGTCCTTCACCCTGCCAGGGCTTGCCAGTCGAAGGGCTCGCTGCATAGCATCATGGCCATTGCCATGCTCAAGGAAAAGTATCGGGACGTCTGCTTGCTGTTGAGCGGCAGCGGGGACTCGGTGGACTTCGATAATGAGAGAGAGTCCTTTAAGTCAGAGGCGGCATCCCTCATAGAAAGGCTTGGGGTGGAGGACAACGTCGTGTTCATAAACGCTAGGGGAGACGAGATGCCATTGTACATGAACGCAGCCGACGTGGTCATATATCCAACGGTGCTTCCGCAGGGGGAGGCGTTCGGAATCGCCCCGGTGGAGGCCATGGCCTGCGGCAGGCCGGTCATCGTCACGGACAGCGGAGGCCTGGCCGAGAGCACGTCTCATGGAATCAATGGCCTGGTCATAGAGAGAGACCCGGATACGCTTGCGGAGAGGCTCTCGAAGTGCATCGACCTCCTGCTGAGCGACGTGGAGCTAGCCGAGTACCTCGGGAGAAATGGAAGGGAGATCGCAGTCGAGCGGTTCGATTCCAGAAAAATGGCACTGAAGATGGAAAGGCTTTATCACAGGCTGGTCAGCGGCCACGTAACGCGGGGCAGTGTGAGGGTGGATGCGAGCGCTGCCAGGCCTCTATCCTAA
- a CDS encoding NUDIX domain-containing protein, which translates to MVRHARRAWEMPGGKVNEGEHAEDAAVREFQEETGYSVTALKLLEAEDDGLVYVGKVGEKLPITPSSLEIAEVGFFKELPPDLSFPRVEYRRMLDVARKH; encoded by the coding sequence ATGGTACGCCACGCGAGGCGAGCCTGGGAGATGCCAGGCGGTAAGGTGAACGAGGGTGAGCATGCGGAGGACGCTGCAGTCCGGGAGTTCCAGGAGGAGACCGGATACAGCGTTACTGCGTTAAAATTGCTGGAGGCCGAGGATGATGGGCTGGTCTACGTGGGCAAGGTGGGCGAAAAGCTGCCAATAACGCCCAGCTCGCTCGAGATTGCAGAGGTCGGGTTTTTCAAAGAGCTGCCCCCCGACCTATCATTCCCTCGGGTCGAATACAGGCGCATGCTCGACGTTGCCAGGAAACACTAG
- the moaA gene encoding GTP 3',8-cyclase MoaA, with the protein MQGPLVDPYGRKVSSLRISLTQRCNLKCIYCHAEGERGFGDEITVDEVARLVRIASKYGVDRVKLTGGEPLLRKDLEDILMALPPLKDVSLTTNGTLLAGRAQRLKESGLNRVNISLDSLDGERFDSITRRKGKLESVLEGIEAAIDARLTPVKLNMVYLKGINEDEVERMMGFIRGRPLILQVIELMDFNGAFERHADVSTLERSLKAMADRCVYREMHRRAKYFIQGAEVEVVRPIDNSEFCMNCNRLRVTSDFKLKPCLLRNDNLVDVRGLSDEELENALKRAVSIREPFFKAA; encoded by the coding sequence ATGCAAGGACCCCTCGTTGACCCTTATGGAAGAAAGGTATCAAGCCTCAGGATATCGCTCACCCAGAGGTGTAACCTTAAGTGCATCTACTGCCACGCCGAGGGAGAGCGGGGGTTCGGGGATGAGATCACCGTAGACGAGGTCGCCCGTCTCGTGCGCATCGCCTCGAAGTACGGAGTGGACCGCGTCAAGCTTACGGGCGGAGAGCCATTATTGAGAAAAGACCTGGAGGATATATTAATGGCATTGCCGCCGCTGAAGGATGTCTCCCTTACCACCAACGGCACGCTGCTCGCGGGCAGGGCGCAGCGGCTAAAGGAGTCTGGCCTCAACCGGGTCAACATCAGCCTTGACTCGCTCGACGGCGAAAGGTTCGACAGCATAACCCGGCGCAAGGGAAAGCTCGAGAGCGTGCTGGAAGGCATTGAAGCGGCCATCGACGCGAGGCTGACGCCAGTAAAGCTCAACATGGTCTACCTCAAGGGCATAAACGAGGACGAGGTAGAGCGGATGATGGGCTTCATCAGGGGCAGGCCTCTCATACTCCAGGTGATAGAGCTGATGGACTTTAACGGCGCCTTCGAGCGCCACGCGGACGTGTCGACGCTCGAAAGGTCGCTAAAGGCGATGGCGGACAGGTGCGTGTACCGGGAGATGCACCGCAGGGCCAAGTACTTCATCCAGGGAGCCGAGGTCGAGGTCGTCAGGCCCATCGATAACTCCGAGTTCTGCATGAACTGTAACCGTTTAAGGGTCACGTCTGACTTCAAGCTCAAGCCATGCCTGCTCAGGAACGACAACCTCGTGGACGTGAGAGGCCTGAGCGATGAGGAGCTCGAGAACGCCTTAAAGCGTGCAGTAAGCATCAGGGAGCCATTCTTCAAGGCAGCCTAA
- a CDS encoding DUF126 domain-containing protein has protein sequence MIYKGRTISKGRAMGLALVSKDPISFLGGVDPKTGDVIERGHALYGKNVKGKVLVFPGGKGSTVGSYVMYQLKKNGVAPAAIVNVRSEPIVAVGAIISGIPMVDSLSVNPVEAIKDGMAVTVDGTSGTVEV, from the coding sequence ATGATCTATAAAGGGCGCACAATCTCCAAGGGAAGGGCGATGGGGTTAGCGCTCGTCTCAAAAGACCCTATCTCGTTTTTAGGCGGTGTGGACCCCAAGACTGGGGACGTAATTGAGAGGGGCCATGCCCTGTATGGCAAGAACGTTAAGGGAAAGGTGCTCGTATTTCCAGGCGGCAAGGGCTCGACGGTCGGCTCATATGTCATGTATCAGCTAAAGAAGAACGGCGTAGCCCCGGCGGCGATAGTAAACGTCAGGTCCGAGCCCATCGTCGCGGTCGGAGCGATAATATCGGGCATACCAATGGTAGATAGCCTAAGCGTGAACCCGGTGGAAGCGATAAAGGACGGCATGGCCGTCACGGTGGACGGCACATCGGGAACGGTCGAGGTATAA
- a CDS encoding amylo-alpha-1,6-glucosidase, producing MRALPGLYPKLMDGTIVINEGTTFMVTDTSGNVPRGTPLGLFRSDTRYLNLYLLQIDDKELIPLSFTRKGYIANISLTNPALKGEKQDIPEGTLHILRTMFISTNFYEKMFVKNTNPFPVKLKLSLSYDTDFRDIFEVKGVSVHRKGLRAIIEGEEGKNIILRYEGLDNVIRRTEFYFKPTPQIYWDTALFNVELAPYETKEIDVEVVMTLGGVPVIRQEYVEAKKEIEESYDRWQRGLTQISTDNEMMNNIIDTCIVDLRSLIINTKKGLLVPAAGIPWYDTIFGRDSLITCFQTLMLNPSLSASTLRFLTLYQGTKVDTWTDEQPGKILHEIREGELANLHHIPHTPYYGTVDATLLYLILLSEYYRWTGDTGLLSDIRYGAEAAARWMDDYGDIDRDGFVEYIRMSERLGLQNQGWKDSHNSIVFSDGRLAAPPIALSEVQGYAYDAKRRYAELYPDDGSGKRLASESVRLKEKYDEAFWLPEKGFYAEALDKDKRRVDSITSNPCHGFWSGILAPSRAEALAKRIMEPDMYSGWGIRTLASSEAAYDPQSYHNGSVWPHDNSIIAWGLKKYGYSEEANTIITSLIQACKYFDYRLPELFCGYPRKEREAPMIYHSTCSPQAWASGSIILFIQTMLGLYPDASKNVLYVKPTLPDWLSIVTVKNMMVGGEKVSIEFKRVKGVTTFEVIGKAGKIKVEPL from the coding sequence ATGCGAGCGCTGCCAGGCCTCTATCCTAAGCTTATGGATGGGACGATAGTCATCAACGAAGGCACGACCTTCATGGTCACAGATACGAGCGGCAACGTGCCGAGAGGCACCCCCCTCGGCCTGTTCAGGTCGGACACCAGGTACTTGAACCTTTACCTGCTGCAGATTGACGATAAGGAGCTCATACCCCTCAGCTTTACCAGGAAGGGCTACATAGCAAATATTTCCCTGACCAACCCTGCGCTAAAGGGCGAAAAGCAGGACATTCCGGAGGGCACGCTGCACATCCTCCGCACCATGTTCATCAGCACCAACTTTTATGAGAAGATGTTCGTGAAGAACACCAACCCCTTTCCGGTAAAGCTGAAGCTGTCGCTGTCCTACGACACGGATTTCAGGGACATCTTCGAGGTGAAGGGGGTGAGCGTACACAGGAAAGGCCTCAGGGCCATCATCGAGGGGGAGGAGGGCAAGAACATCATACTACGATATGAGGGGCTTGACAACGTCATCAGGCGCACGGAGTTTTACTTTAAGCCCACCCCCCAGATATACTGGGATACTGCGCTATTCAACGTAGAGCTGGCGCCTTATGAGACGAAGGAGATAGACGTGGAGGTGGTCATGACGCTTGGCGGCGTCCCGGTGATAAGGCAGGAGTACGTCGAGGCTAAGAAGGAGATCGAGGAGTCCTACGATAGGTGGCAGCGTGGCCTTACCCAGATATCGACGGATAATGAGATGATGAATAACATTATAGATACGTGTATAGTTGATTTGCGCTCGCTTATCATTAATACCAAGAAGGGCCTTCTGGTGCCCGCCGCCGGCATACCATGGTATGATACCATTTTCGGCCGGGACAGCCTGATAACCTGCTTCCAGACGCTGATGCTGAACCCCTCCCTGTCGGCGTCCACGCTCCGCTTTTTGACGCTTTACCAGGGCACTAAGGTGGATACGTGGACCGACGAGCAGCCCGGGAAGATACTGCATGAGATACGGGAGGGCGAGCTTGCCAACCTTCACCATATACCGCATACGCCCTATTACGGCACCGTCGATGCGACGCTGCTATACCTAATACTTCTATCCGAGTACTACCGATGGACGGGGGATACGGGCCTGCTCTCGGATATCAGGTATGGGGCGGAGGCGGCGGCCCGGTGGATGGATGACTATGGAGATATAGACAGGGACGGATTCGTCGAGTATATCCGCATGTCAGAGCGTCTCGGCCTCCAGAACCAGGGCTGGAAGGACTCGCACAATTCCATCGTGTTCTCGGACGGCAGGCTTGCCGCACCCCCGATTGCGCTCTCCGAAGTGCAGGGCTACGCTTATGACGCTAAAAGAAGATATGCCGAGCTATACCCTGATGACGGGTCCGGCAAAAGGCTCGCCTCGGAGAGCGTGAGGCTCAAGGAGAAATACGACGAGGCCTTCTGGCTTCCCGAGAAGGGCTTTTATGCCGAGGCGCTGGACAAGGATAAGCGCAGGGTTGACTCCATCACCAGTAACCCGTGCCACGGCTTCTGGTCGGGCATACTCGCCCCGTCCAGGGCGGAGGCTTTAGCAAAGCGGATCATGGAGCCTGACATGTACTCGGGGTGGGGTATACGGACCCTCGCCTCGAGCGAGGCGGCCTACGACCCGCAGAGCTACCATAACGGGTCGGTGTGGCCGCACGATAATTCCATAATCGCCTGGGGCCTTAAGAAGTACGGCTACTCGGAGGAGGCTAATACTATAATAACCTCGCTTATCCAGGCATGTAAGTACTTCGATTATCGCCTGCCAGAGCTATTCTGCGGGTATCCGAGAAAGGAGAGAGAGGCGCCCATGATCTATCACTCTACCTGCAGCCCCCAGGCCTGGGCGTCCGGCAGCATTATCCTGTTTATCCAGACCATGCTCGGATTGTACCCGGACGCCTCTAAGAACGTTCTATACGTTAAGCCAACCCTGCCCGACTGGCTTAGCATCGTCACGGTAAAGAACATGATGGTCGGCGGCGAGAAGGTCAGCATCGAGTTCAAGCGCGTGAAAGGCGTGACCACGTTTGAGGTCATAGGCAAGGCTGGCAAGATAAAGGTGGAGCCGCTTTAG
- a CDS encoding DUF2551 domain-containing protein, translated as MDFVVNEITKRLYEYLATDVHGIRRVVLQAFVKMKSLTADTLHRMLRERGFCITLKQVTAMLGVIHSKLGILHAHKNSYDSRYEYSLKEKYEGIVRKALASI; from the coding sequence ATGGATTTCGTGGTAAATGAGATAACGAAAAGGTTGTACGAGTATCTGGCAACAGACGTACACGGCATCAGGAGGGTTGTGCTTCAGGCGTTCGTAAAGATGAAGAGCCTGACCGCCGACACGCTTCACAGGATGCTTAGGGAGCGTGGCTTTTGCATCACGCTGAAGCAGGTCACCGCCATGCTGGGGGTCATACACTCCAAGCTCGGAATACTTCACGCCCACAAGAACTCATATGACTCCAGGTACGAGTACAGCCTGAAGGAGAAGTATGAGGGAATTGTGAGGAAGGCCCTGGCATCAATTTAA
- a CDS encoding site-2 protease family protein, which produces MLDQADLDTIKKVFNFYETVETGDADLLFGEPLVDTATLYGSLYPHFSRRKKEAVLEQRLGETVLVIRAAKPENIWINAALCIATVITTTFTGAMMYGVDVFSEPLLLYKGLPFALAIMAVLGSHELGHYVVSRMNGINATLPYFIPFPVPPIGTMGAIIRQKGPVPNRKALFDVGISGPLVGLAVAIAITVIGLMLPAPAIEPEDATYFQLQTPLLFDFLAGIVRPGTSLESINPIAFAGWVGMLVTVLNMIPVGQLDGGHVARAMLGRWADKLSRALPAVIMAFGMYTTFIMGAQGGMWIFWGLFTALIGSAEHPRPLEDEESIGLPRAVLGAIGFGLTALCFTPCPISA; this is translated from the coding sequence ATGCTGGATCAGGCAGACCTGGATACGATAAAAAAGGTATTCAACTTTTACGAAACCGTGGAAACTGGGGATGCCGACCTGCTGTTCGGCGAGCCCCTGGTAGATACAGCCACCCTCTATGGCAGCCTTTACCCTCATTTTTCCAGGCGTAAAAAGGAGGCCGTATTAGAGCAACGTCTCGGGGAAACTGTGCTGGTCATAAGGGCTGCGAAGCCTGAGAATATATGGATAAACGCGGCCCTTTGCATCGCGACCGTCATTACCACCACGTTCACGGGCGCCATGATGTATGGCGTGGACGTCTTTAGCGAGCCGCTTCTGCTCTATAAAGGGCTGCCGTTCGCTCTGGCCATCATGGCAGTCCTCGGCTCCCACGAGCTGGGCCACTATGTGGTGTCCAGGATGAATGGCATCAACGCGACCCTGCCTTACTTTATACCATTCCCCGTTCCGCCCATCGGCACGATGGGTGCCATAATAAGGCAAAAGGGGCCGGTGCCGAACAGGAAGGCGCTGTTCGACGTGGGCATCTCGGGGCCGCTGGTCGGGCTGGCAGTTGCCATCGCTATCACGGTTATAGGCCTGATGCTGCCCGCCCCGGCCATTGAGCCGGAGGACGCCACCTATTTCCAGCTTCAGACGCCTCTGCTGTTCGATTTCCTGGCGGGGATCGTCCGGCCGGGGACGAGCCTCGAAAGCATTAACCCGATAGCGTTCGCGGGGTGGGTTGGAATGCTGGTGACCGTCCTCAACATGATACCCGTCGGCCAGCTTGATGGCGGCCATGTGGCCCGCGCTATGCTGGGGCGGTGGGCGGATAAGCTATCGAGGGCATTGCCCGCGGTCATCATGGCGTTTGGCATGTATACGACCTTTATCATGGGGGCGCAAGGAGGCATGTGGATATTCTGGGGGCTATTCACGGCATTGATAGGCAGCGCTGAGCACCCCCGTCCCCTCGAAGATGAGGAGAGTATAGGCCTTCCAAGGGCTGTTCTTGGGGCTATAGGGTTTGGCCTCACCGCCCTGTGCTTCACGCCCTGCCCCATCAGCGCCTGA
- a CDS encoding aldehyde ferredoxin oxidoreductase family protein, translating to MKGLWGKLIRANLTNGSVEVERIEDEVARRYPGGKALAAYYAIREIKKGVDPLGPDNMLYLFTGALTGTPAPLGNRFVAATKSPLTHTFTDSYGGGYWGPELKFAGYDGIILEGVSSEPVRIHIQDDDIRMMSAKGLWGKDTWETEAEIKRLHGPTKKPLKVLSIGPAGERKDLLAAIIADARAAARGGVGAVMGSKNLKAISVLGSKRPPLHDPKTMMLLVKEQNARLNKNPLTAESLRYRGTANILSMVSEVGALPYRNFSGQQNPGADRISGEAMQKAIWNDGRNWHPCWNCVVKCTHYHVLEQQGFEGKIDDGPEYETTALLGSNCGINDPKAIALADYLMDGYGLDTISVGDTISFLMDCYERGLIGRDMTNGLDLRFGNLDAWMAALNAAGRGEGILGRLVANGCLRAAEEIGHGSIDFAPQVKGQEIPAYDPRSGQGTALSYARCERGADHLKPWVFGNEWLSYEERTDPFSTADKPSLVKRESEMSALLDCLCVCRFAANELSLEDDFMLLVNAATGFGYSWHEFREVGERAVNLARAFGAREGMGRAHDSLPKRFESEPLKEGMAKGNVAKVNDMLSKYYELCGWDENGVPTPGKLHELGLDFVIGQLKEAGATPQAARA from the coding sequence GTGAAAGGGCTTTGGGGCAAGCTGATAAGGGCGAACCTGACGAATGGCAGCGTTGAGGTGGAGCGGATAGAGGACGAGGTGGCGAGGAGGTATCCTGGCGGAAAGGCGCTGGCTGCATACTATGCCATAAGGGAGATAAAGAAGGGCGTTGACCCGCTCGGGCCGGATAATATGCTATACCTTTTCACAGGGGCGCTCACGGGCACTCCTGCTCCGCTGGGCAACCGTTTTGTGGCGGCCACGAAGTCGCCTCTTACACATACTTTTACGGATTCCTACGGGGGCGGCTACTGGGGCCCCGAGCTGAAGTTCGCGGGCTACGATGGCATCATCCTGGAAGGCGTATCCTCGGAGCCCGTGCGCATCCACATACAGGATGATGATATAAGGATGATGAGCGCAAAAGGCCTCTGGGGCAAGGATACCTGGGAGACCGAGGCGGAGATTAAAAGGTTGCATGGCCCGACGAAAAAGCCCCTGAAAGTATTGAGCATTGGGCCTGCGGGCGAGCGTAAGGACCTGCTGGCGGCGATCATCGCAGACGCCAGGGCGGCCGCAAGGGGCGGCGTGGGGGCGGTCATGGGCAGCAAGAACCTAAAGGCGATTAGCGTGCTCGGGAGCAAGAGGCCCCCGTTGCATGACCCGAAGACCATGATGCTCCTCGTAAAGGAGCAGAACGCCCGGCTCAACAAGAACCCCTTGACCGCTGAGTCCCTGCGGTACCGGGGGACGGCTAACATCCTCTCCATGGTGAGCGAGGTGGGAGCGCTACCGTACAGGAATTTCTCCGGACAGCAAAACCCCGGGGCGGACAGGATAAGCGGGGAGGCGATGCAGAAGGCGATATGGAATGATGGCAGGAACTGGCACCCGTGCTGGAACTGCGTCGTGAAGTGCACGCACTACCACGTCCTTGAGCAGCAGGGCTTCGAGGGCAAGATTGACGACGGCCCGGAGTATGAGACCACGGCTCTGCTCGGGTCGAATTGCGGCATCAACGACCCGAAGGCCATCGCCCTGGCTGACTACTTGATGGATGGCTACGGCCTTGACACCATATCCGTTGGGGATACCATATCATTTTTAATGGACTGCTACGAGCGGGGGCTTATAGGAAGGGATATGACTAACGGCCTGGACTTGAGGTTTGGCAATCTGGATGCCTGGATGGCCGCACTCAACGCGGCCGGAAGGGGTGAGGGCATCCTGGGCAGGCTTGTGGCGAACGGCTGCCTCAGGGCGGCAGAGGAGATCGGCCACGGAAGCATCGATTTCGCCCCGCAGGTCAAAGGCCAGGAGATCCCCGCGTATGACCCGAGGAGCGGCCAGGGAACCGCGCTTTCCTACGCGAGGTGTGAGAGGGGCGCCGACCACCTTAAGCCGTGGGTTTTTGGCAATGAGTGGCTTTCCTATGAGGAGAGGACTGACCCCTTCTCGACGGCTGATAAGCCGTCTCTGGTTAAGCGTGAAAGCGAGATGTCTGCGCTTCTCGACTGCCTGTGCGTTTGCCGTTTTGCCGCTAATGAGCTGAGCCTGGAGGATGATTTCATGCTTCTGGTGAATGCTGCGACTGGCTTCGGCTATAGTTGGCACGAGTTCCGTGAGGTCGGCGAGCGGGCTGTCAACCTCGCCAGGGCGTTCGGTGCGAGGGAGGGCATGGGAAGGGCTCATGATTCGCTGCCTAAAAGGTTTGAGTCCGAGCCGCTGAAGGAGGGTATGGCGAAGGGCAACGTGGCTAAAGTCAACGACATGCTCTCGAAATACTATGAGCTGTGTGGCTGGGATGAGAATGGCGTCCCTACGCCCGGGAAGCTGCACGAGCTTGGCCTTGATTTCGTCATCGGCCAGCTAAAGGAGGCGGGCGCCACCCCGCAGGCGGCCCGCGCCTAA
- a CDS encoding glycosyltransferase family 4 protein gives MRIGVVHWAFPPVVGGVESHLIYLYGEMARMGHEVSFLTAPHPARRDEDVGWCRVISNELMSIGHLLKKPPGRDEVEGMIEGFIEKEAPEIVHAHNLHYFFPHHAEALGRLCRKYCIPVVLTVHNYWGDDLCRHLLRDVGWDMVVAVSYHLKKYCIFDAGLPPEKVEVHYHGIDLERYRALEDREALKARLGLSGRKVIFHPARMCEMKGTLHSIEAIAMLKEKYRDVCLVLSGNGDTVDFENERPAFKACVKKLVEGLKVSDSIHFVSIPAEEMPLYMNAADVVIYPTVLPQGEAFGIAPVEAMACGRPVIVTDSGGLAESTRHGINGLVLDCDTSSLTAELARSIEYLLEHPEACHYLGENGREVAEERFDSRKMALRMEGLYGRLALARLACRGDAEAPHEAKKQGYNRAEVLFMQGIYKKAQ, from the coding sequence ATGAGAATAGGCGTTGTGCACTGGGCGTTTCCGCCCGTTGTGGGAGGCGTGGAGTCACATCTCATCTATCTTTATGGGGAGATGGCCCGCATGGGACACGAGGTATCCTTCCTGACGGCCCCCCACCCTGCGAGAAGGGATGAGGACGTCGGCTGGTGCAGGGTCATCTCAAACGAGCTGATGAGCATAGGCCATCTACTTAAAAAGCCACCGGGGCGGGACGAGGTCGAAGGCATGATCGAGGGCTTCATAGAAAAGGAGGCCCCGGAGATAGTCCACGCTCATAATCTTCATTACTTTTTTCCACACCATGCGGAGGCGCTGGGGCGCCTTTGCAGGAAATATTGCATCCCCGTGGTGTTAACGGTTCATAATTATTGGGGGGATGACCTGTGCAGGCACCTCCTGAGGGACGTCGGCTGGGACATGGTCGTGGCGGTGAGCTATCACCTGAAAAAGTATTGCATCTTCGACGCGGGGCTGCCTCCGGAAAAGGTAGAGGTGCACTATCATGGCATCGACCTGGAGCGGTATAGGGCGCTCGAGGATAGGGAGGCGCTTAAGGCCAGGCTGGGCCTTTCAGGCCGTAAGGTGATATTCCACCCGGCACGGATGTGCGAGATGAAGGGCACGCTGCACAGCATCGAGGCCATTGCCATGCTCAAGGAAAAGTATCGGGACGTCTGCCTGGTGCTGAGCGGCAACGGTGACACGGTGGACTTTGAGAACGAGCGGCCGGCGTTTAAGGCTTGCGTGAAAAAGCTCGTGGAAGGCCTGAAGGTCTCGGATAGCATCCATTTTGTGAGCATTCCTGCGGAGGAGATGCCATTGTACATGAACGCAGCCGACGTGGTCATATATCCAACGGTGCTTCCGCAGGGGGAGGCGTTCGGAATCGCCCCGGTGGAGGCCATGGCCTGCGGCAGGCCGGTCATCGTCACGGACAGCGGAGGCCTGGCCGAGAGCACGCGGCATGGCATAAACGGTCTCGTGCTGGACTGCGACACCTCGTCGCTGACAGCGGAGCTTGCACGTAGCATAGAGTACCTGCTAGAGCACCCGGAGGCCTGCCACTACCTTGGCGAGAACGGCAGGGAGGTTGCTGAGGAGCGTTTCGATTCCAGGAAGATGGCCCTCAGGATGGAGGGGCTTTATGGCCGGCTCGCCCTCGCAAGGCTCGCCTGTAGAGGGGATGCAGAGGCCCCGCATGAGGCTAAAAAACAAGGCTACAATCGGGCAGAAGTGCTTTTTATGCAGGGTATCTATAAAAAAGCCCAATGA
- a CDS encoding dihydrodipicolinate synthase family protein translates to MYHPSGVYPAMPTPFKKNGELDETGLRDLVIHLESAGVNGILAMGTIGEFAMMSEQERRKAAEIIIGASNRLEVIINAGYASTRETVKMALFLKDLGVDAIVAVEPYFYHPSPAGMARHFLAIAEETDMPVIAYNIPQFSGNGITPGILDSLVEDVRIVGIKDSEGDAMKLAEFIRRAPRDFSVMVGSDPLAAYGVCMGARGMMLGSAMLAPDVCIEMYRAALDSDMKKAFSLQKKLNNYIKAMRVGAFPAAVKYMLSAMGLPGGHVRPPLEDLSDREKRIADGYLRDARAMKELVV, encoded by the coding sequence TTGTACCATCCATCGGGAGTCTATCCGGCAATGCCGACCCCTTTCAAGAAAAATGGGGAACTGGACGAGACCGGCCTGAGAGACCTCGTCATACACCTGGAGAGCGCGGGGGTTAACGGCATCCTCGCAATGGGCACAATAGGAGAGTTTGCAATGATGAGCGAACAGGAACGGAGGAAGGCTGCGGAGATCATCATAGGGGCTTCCAACCGGCTCGAGGTAATAATCAACGCGGGCTACGCATCGACGCGGGAGACGGTCAAGATGGCCTTATTCTTAAAGGATTTAGGCGTGGACGCCATAGTCGCCGTGGAGCCCTACTTTTACCACCCTTCGCCCGCGGGCATGGCCAGGCATTTCCTCGCCATAGCGGAGGAGACGGACATGCCGGTCATTGCGTATAATATCCCGCAATTCTCGGGCAATGGCATCACGCCGGGCATCCTGGACTCCCTTGTGGAGGATGTCAGGATAGTCGGCATCAAGGATAGCGAAGGGGACGCGATGAAGCTGGCGGAGTTCATCAGGAGGGCGCCTCGTGACTTCTCGGTCATGGTCGGCTCTGACCCGCTGGCAGCCTACGGCGTGTGCATGGGCGCAAGGGGCATGATGCTCGGTAGCGCGATGCTCGCGCCCGACGTCTGCATCGAGATGTACAGGGCCGCGCTTGATAGTGACATGAAGAAGGCGTTCTCCTTGCAGAAAAAGCTGAATAATTATATAAAGGCTATGAGGGTCGGTGCCTTCCCGGCTGCGGTTAAGTACATGCTTTCGGCCATGGGGCTTCCCGGGGGCCATGTCCGGCCCCCTCTGGAGGACTTATCGGATAGGGAGAAAAGGATTGCTGATGGCTATTTGAGAGATGCAAGGGCAATGAAGGAGTTGGTCGTGTGA